One window of Phycisphaeraceae bacterium genomic DNA carries:
- a CDS encoding RidA family protein → MQAALTRVYSGSPWEQSVGYCRAIRTGNTIIVSGTVAVNDDGTPHAPHEPYAQTRCCYEIIFKALKELQTNHTCITRVRMFVTDIARSADYAKAHTEIMQGHHPCMTMVEVSKLILPEFVVEIEVEGSN, encoded by the coding sequence ATGCAAGCGGCCTTGACTCGTGTTTACTCCGGCTCGCCATGGGAGCAATCTGTCGGATACTGCAGAGCGATCCGTACGGGAAACACAATCATCGTCTCTGGCACAGTTGCTGTCAATGACGACGGCACACCCCACGCTCCGCACGAGCCATACGCCCAAACACGATGCTGCTACGAGATCATCTTCAAAGCGCTCAAAGAGTTACAAACCAACCACACCTGCATCACGCGCGTGCGCATGTTCGTGACAGACATCGCACGATCAGCAGATTATGCAAAGGCGCACACCGAGATAATGCAGGGGCACCATCCGTGCATGACGATGGTCGAGGTGTCAAAGCTGATCCTGCCGGAGTTCGTTGTGGAGATTGAGGTTGAGGGATCAAACTGA
- a CDS encoding polysaccharide biosynthesis protein translates to MRTRLSTPIKPDSAPAPTTAATQTAILIGTSQTVQQAQRLIDLSASTHLDAIGTVLVGAEQECDGCRSIATMVVESKPIDANISAPAITNLTSSTTSTARAVTHGLSEQNKSPLLVSEDASTNLSLPMLGSVDALGAIAGREQIDIAVVCLPSAMSKTIGRVRAMLRELGIIERFVPPIGELLERTPPYTIGMAQERSSSGTGSSGAVDPVQLLGRSARVPAPGAIESVVENKRVMITGAGGSIGSEIARIVAAHNPSAIMLMERSENALFEIDRRIGRQFPQLQRAAVLNDVVDAELTLHHMQQFAPQIVFHAAAHKHVPLMEDHPSHAITNNLFGTKAVADAAAEVGCEKFVLISSDKAVNPTSVMGATKRLAELYVQGLHARVNADHLHTNRAPTKFSMVRFGNVLGSACSVLQIWAAQVADGGPITITDPRMTRYFMTIPEAAALVIQAAGIESSSAHALVHVLDMGEPVRIVDLASRFARAMAFAPMIDGMHDSAMHHASALPSMEIRTTGIRPGEKLHEELALAWETLEPTQVAGVRGWRGPAVDVAMIQRMVADLDRARALRDRAGVVSAIQRWVPNMQKAAA, encoded by the coding sequence ATGCGAACACGTCTTTCCACGCCAATCAAGCCCGATTCCGCTCCCGCCCCAACGACTGCCGCGACGCAGACCGCGATACTCATCGGCACGTCACAGACGGTGCAGCAGGCGCAGCGGTTGATCGATCTGTCCGCGAGCACGCACCTTGATGCGATCGGCACGGTGCTGGTTGGAGCAGAGCAGGAATGCGACGGTTGCCGGTCGATCGCGACGATGGTTGTTGAGTCCAAGCCAATCGATGCGAACATAAGCGCGCCAGCGATCACGAACCTCACATCATCCACCACAAGCACCGCGCGCGCGGTCACGCATGGGTTGTCTGAACAGAACAAATCGCCGCTGCTTGTGTCAGAAGATGCGTCAACGAATCTGTCGCTTCCCATGCTTGGGTCGGTCGATGCGCTCGGTGCGATTGCTGGTCGGGAACAGATCGACATTGCGGTTGTGTGCCTACCCAGCGCAATGTCGAAGACGATCGGGCGCGTGCGCGCAATGCTTCGCGAGCTTGGTATCATCGAGAGGTTCGTACCGCCGATCGGGGAACTGCTCGAACGCACACCGCCGTACACGATTGGCATGGCGCAGGAGCGATCGAGTTCCGGCACAGGAAGCAGCGGAGCGGTGGATCCGGTGCAACTGCTCGGTCGTTCGGCGCGCGTGCCTGCGCCCGGTGCAATCGAGTCCGTCGTTGAGAACAAACGCGTGATGATCACGGGCGCCGGTGGTTCGATCGGCTCGGAGATCGCGCGCATTGTTGCTGCACACAACCCGAGTGCGATCATGCTCATGGAGCGGAGCGAGAATGCGCTCTTTGAGATTGATCGTCGAATCGGGAGGCAGTTTCCGCAACTTCAGCGTGCTGCTGTTCTGAACGACGTTGTAGATGCGGAGTTGACGCTGCACCACATGCAGCAGTTTGCACCACAGATCGTCTTCCATGCTGCAGCACACAAGCATGTGCCACTCATGGAGGATCATCCATCGCACGCGATCACAAACAACCTGTTTGGAACAAAGGCCGTTGCGGATGCTGCAGCAGAGGTCGGGTGCGAGAAGTTTGTGCTGATTTCATCCGACAAAGCAGTGAACCCGACGTCGGTTATGGGTGCGACGAAGCGTCTTGCGGAGCTGTACGTGCAGGGATTGCACGCGCGAGTGAACGCGGATCATCTGCACACCAACAGAGCGCCGACGAAGTTTTCTATGGTTCGTTTCGGAAATGTACTCGGGTCGGCGTGCAGCGTGCTGCAGATCTGGGCGGCGCAGGTTGCCGATGGCGGGCCGATCACGATCACCGATCCGCGCATGACGCGCTACTTCATGACAATTCCTGAAGCGGCTGCGCTTGTGATTCAGGCTGCGGGGATCGAGTCGTCGTCTGCGCACGCGCTGGTACACGTGCTCGACATGGGTGAGCCAGTGCGCATCGTTGATCTCGCATCGCGGTTTGCACGCGCGATGGCGTTTGCGCCGATGATCGACGGAATGCACGATAGCGCGATGCATCACGCCAGCGCGCTCCCTTCGATGGAGATTCGGACAACAGGCATCCGTCCGGGCGAGAAACTGCACGAAGAGCTTGCACTTGCGTGGGAGACACTCGAACCAACACAGGTGGCGGGTGTGCGTGGGTGGCGTGGGCCCGCGGTTGATGTAGCGATGATCCAGCGGATGGTTGCAGATCTTGATCGTGCTCGAGCACTGCGAGATCGGGCGGGTGTTGTGTCAGCCATCCAGCGATGGGTGCCGAATATGCAGAAGGCGGCAGCCTGA
- a CDS encoding DUF721 domain-containing protein, protein MTHNAENASDVDPVLEQRLIFARSLVRKSRSATVHDLVQTQQRSWKAKSQASIRADQWLDAALEVWMRLFPDETGQLCRPVGLRHGTLVVHCADIGARHTVDRLLRAGAIRQLKDLLPDVQQVHTVVKPVESHK, encoded by the coding sequence ATGACGCACAATGCAGAGAACGCATCCGACGTTGATCCTGTTCTTGAGCAGCGCCTTATCTTTGCGCGAAGCCTGGTGCGAAAATCGCGCTCGGCAACAGTGCATGATCTGGTGCAGACCCAGCAACGGTCTTGGAAGGCAAAGTCACAAGCGAGCATCCGTGCAGATCAGTGGCTTGATGCAGCACTTGAAGTGTGGATGCGCCTGTTTCCCGATGAAACCGGGCAGTTGTGCAGACCAGTCGGGCTGCGCCATGGTACGCTTGTTGTTCATTGTGCAGACATCGGCGCGAGGCACACGGTTGATCGTCTATTGCGGGCGGGCGCGATCCGTCAACTGAAGGATTTGCTCCCTGATGTTCAACAGGTACATACGGTTGTCAAGCCGGTCGAATCGCATAAGTGA